In Ignavibacteriales bacterium, the following are encoded in one genomic region:
- a CDS encoding bifunctional helix-turn-helix transcriptional regulator/GNAT family N-acetyltransferase, with protein sequence MDLIKQLGYLSLGTRFRILTDKLLQDVDKVYKNLDLDFEPRWFTVFYLVHNTGAITVTEIANHLGYTQPAVTQIINILTEKGLLSSVKEKEDSRKKVITVTTKGNELFKKLQPVWQVIERSVRELFLSTGYDILSVLGKVEAELERKDIFSRVSDAIKQKNEDGIKIVQYRPEYKDFFKDLNYDWIRKYFRVEEPDRKILEDPEHEILAKGGTIFFADYNNTIVGTVALIKHPNGSYELAKMAVTEEYQGRHIGEKLAMAVIEKAAEENASELFLETNTSMIAATNLYRKLGFEEVIQNEPSKYERSTIRMNMKLN encoded by the coding sequence ATGGATTTAATTAAGCAATTGGGTTATTTATCTCTCGGTACCAGGTTCAGGATACTTACGGATAAGCTATTACAGGATGTCGATAAGGTATACAAAAACCTTGATTTAGATTTTGAACCCCGATGGTTTACAGTTTTTTACCTGGTTCATAATACCGGAGCGATAACAGTCACAGAAATTGCAAATCACCTGGGATATACACAGCCCGCTGTCACGCAGATAATTAATATTTTAACTGAAAAGGGTCTGCTCAGCTCGGTTAAGGAAAAAGAGGATTCCCGTAAAAAGGTTATAACCGTAACTACAAAAGGAAATGAACTCTTTAAGAAACTCCAGCCGGTTTGGCAGGTGATCGAGAGATCCGTTAGAGAGCTTTTCTTATCGACGGGATATGACATTCTTTCCGTCCTTGGAAAAGTCGAGGCAGAGCTGGAGCGAAAGGATATTTTTTCACGCGTCTCCGATGCGATAAAACAAAAGAATGAAGACGGTATAAAGATCGTGCAGTACCGTCCGGAGTATAAAGATTTCTTCAAAGACCTTAACTATGACTGGATCAGAAAATACTTTAGAGTTGAAGAGCCCGATAGAAAGATTCTTGAAGACCCGGAGCATGAGATACTTGCAAAAGGCGGTACTATATTCTTCGCTGATTATAATAACACTATCGTGGGCACCGTTGCATTAATAAAACATCCAAACGGCTCTTATGAATTAGCCAAAATGGCTGTCACAGAAGAATACCAGGGAAGACATATCGGCGAGAAACTTGCTATGGCTGTTATCGAAAAAGCCGCTGAAGAAAACGCTTCTGAATTATTCCTCGAAACAAATACAAGTATGATAGCCGCAACTAATCTTTACCGTAAGCTTGGCTTTGAAGAGGTTATACAAAACGAGCCAAGCAAATACGAAAGATCTACAATTAGAATGAATATGAAGCTCAATTAA
- a CDS encoding T9SS type A sorting domain-containing protein, translated as MKFSICIVLIFLNSLAAFSQVSQQWVKRYNGPAGGFDIAREMLLKPDGSIIVIGNSVGIGTSSDIVIIKYSPAGDEQWVSRYNYPADRSDNVSSAVLDDLGYIYITGFITDSTDVTRMAVLRFDSAGIFQWIRTFDSTAYTQSYGESIAVSGDGNIFVTGTARSISSLNDFVTMKFSLSGELLWRKTYNGLGNGDDSSVGLVLDDQNNAFVTGSSKTTGTASDIVMLKYNNSGNLLFTKTFSGPSDLDDRPTSVTTDQNNNIIIAGVTSGSNGFDYLTLKYSNQGNLSWSKTYDGTGNSIDYTYKVITDAEDNIYVTGSSRSGTLLGTEDAVTIKYDSAGAVKWTNRFDGQASGSDIGYCLTVDSKQNVYIGCATDRGGIQLILGTLKLNSSGKMEWLQTYNFYSAPEDFPYSILVDDLDNVYLCGISFGGTTDYDIATIKYSQSIGISQIGSSLPEKFELFQNYPNPFNPSTKISFDLPQSSYATLAIHNSIGQEITVLIDRDLQPGKYEFNFDASSLPSGIYFYTLSSAGFRKTGKMMLIR; from the coding sequence ATGAAATTCTCCATCTGCATAGTATTAATTTTTCTTAATTCCCTCGCGGCTTTCTCGCAGGTATCCCAGCAATGGGTCAAAAGATACAATGGACCTGCCGGGGGTTTTGACATTGCCAGAGAAATGTTGCTAAAACCTGACGGCTCTATCATTGTCATTGGCAATTCCGTCGGAATCGGCACTTCCTCTGATATTGTAATCATTAAATATTCTCCGGCTGGTGATGAACAATGGGTATCACGTTACAATTACCCTGCTGATAGGTCTGATAATGTTTCATCAGCGGTATTGGATGATCTGGGATACATTTATATTACCGGCTTTATAACGGACTCTACCGATGTTACCCGTATGGCTGTGCTTAGATTCGATTCTGCAGGAATATTTCAATGGATCAGAACATTCGATTCAACTGCCTACACACAGTCTTACGGCGAGTCCATCGCTGTGTCCGGTGACGGCAATATCTTCGTTACAGGAACCGCAAGGAGCATTTCTTCTTTAAATGATTTCGTTACTATGAAATTCTCCTTATCAGGTGAACTCTTATGGCGAAAGACATATAACGGACTAGGTAATGGAGATGATAGCTCCGTCGGACTTGTACTGGATGATCAGAATAATGCCTTTGTTACGGGAAGCAGTAAAACAACCGGAACAGCATCCGATATTGTTATGCTTAAATACAACAATTCGGGAAATCTCCTGTTTACAAAAACATTCTCCGGACCGTCGGACCTGGATGACAGACCTACTTCGGTCACTACCGACCAAAATAACAACATAATCATAGCCGGGGTTACTTCCGGCTCAAATGGTTTCGATTACCTTACTCTTAAATACTCTAACCAGGGAAACCTTTCATGGTCTAAAACATACGATGGTACAGGCAATAGTATTGATTACACATATAAGGTAATAACTGATGCCGAAGATAATATCTACGTTACAGGAAGTAGTAGGAGCGGTACTCTACTGGGAACGGAAGATGCCGTTACAATAAAATATGATTCTGCGGGTGCTGTAAAATGGACTAACCGCTTTGACGGTCAGGCATCGGGAAGCGACATAGGATACTGTCTTACAGTTGACTCAAAGCAAAATGTTTATATTGGATGCGCTACCGATAGAGGAGGTATTCAGCTTATACTCGGAACATTAAAACTCAACTCTTCAGGTAAAATGGAATGGTTGCAAACTTATAACTTTTATTCCGCGCCTGAGGATTTTCCATACAGCATCCTGGTCGATGATCTGGACAATGTTTACCTGTGCGGTATCAGCTTTGGAGGAACTACTGATTACGATATTGCTACAATAAAATACTCACAATCGATAGGAATTAGCCAGATTGGAAGTTCCCTGCCGGAGAAATTCGAGCTTTTCCAGAATTATCCCAATCCCTTTAATCCCTCGACAAAGATAAGCTTTGATCTTCCGCAAAGCTCATATGCCACATTAGCCATCCATAATTCTATCGGACAGGAAATTACCGTCTTAATCGACCGGGACCTTCAGCCCGGTAAATATGAGTTCAATTTTGATGCTTCTTCCCTGCCTTCGGGAATATATTTCTATACCCTAAGTTCAGCCGGCTTCAGAAAAACTGGAAAAATGATGCTTATCCGCTAG
- a CDS encoding T9SS type A sorting domain-containing protein — MSKTILLLLFLSIFSVKTYSQDHPQIGKFEETVNENGIIKKRTVINAERNEGYQYPQEYNQIPFILDANGTNLRWNTGDATAISNHCEVSRNGNRTINSWDLNNKRISLYGNANSTPAWEYFVSTQTSQNNIAISDTGGVIATGSYHSILLFNSSSNTPFFNYDLTTLPDTGIAGPVDITSNGNFLIACASRSDSSTIFGFNSGSTTPVWSFKVVPTVSTGLIQGIRISANDSVVIVNTYGEFLVFRTYTGQLLDRGLINPLSTSGTQSRQGISGDGSIIATINYRGYVRVFQWNGSSYVFQWEHQEAPGSFYNWMYAVDITDNGDFIAVGTLNFITASSYDGKVKVFSSGSSTPIWTFSGAGDEISNVSFSKSGNILSASSYGPISNSTEDLFIFKTFAGNAPLYALNTPGSLYWTSTSGDGRTVIAGGKAIHARTFGNGGTLYNIEVDTNDIPVGIVNNSGNTPESYALYQNYPNPFNPSTQIRFDIAKASGVKLTIYNQLGQQVTLLVNGELQAGSYSYNFDASAYSSGVYFYKLETEGFSQTRKMLLIK; from the coding sequence ATGAGCAAAACTATTTTACTGCTTTTGTTCCTATCTATATTTTCAGTAAAAACATATTCACAAGACCACCCACAGATAGGAAAATTCGAGGAGACAGTAAACGAAAACGGAATAATAAAGAAACGCACGGTGATCAATGCCGAGCGGAACGAAGGTTACCAGTATCCCCAGGAGTACAACCAGATCCCGTTTATACTGGATGCAAACGGGACTAACTTAAGATGGAACACCGGTGACGCAACGGCTATATCAAACCATTGTGAAGTAAGCCGGAATGGTAACAGGACGATCAACTCGTGGGACCTAAATAATAAGCGAATATCACTATACGGTAATGCCAATAGCACACCAGCCTGGGAATATTTTGTAAGTACTCAAACGAGCCAGAACAATATTGCAATATCCGATACAGGCGGAGTAATTGCGACAGGGTCATATCATAGTATTTTATTGTTCAACAGTTCTAGTAATACTCCATTTTTTAATTATGACCTCACAACATTACCAGATACCGGGATAGCCGGACCGGTCGATATAACAAGTAACGGAAATTTTTTGATTGCATGTGCATCAAGGTCGGATTCGAGCACAATATTCGGTTTCAACAGCGGTTCGACAACCCCGGTATGGAGCTTTAAAGTAGTGCCGACAGTCAGCACGGGCTTAATACAGGGTATCAGGATATCGGCAAATGATTCGGTAGTTATAGTGAATACATACGGAGAATTTCTTGTATTCAGAACATACACCGGACAGCTTCTGGATAGGGGGCTAATAAATCCTCTTTCGACATCGGGAACTCAAAGCCGCCAGGGAATCAGCGGAGACGGAAGTATAATTGCAACGATCAATTACAGGGGATATGTAAGAGTATTTCAATGGAATGGAAGCTCATATGTATTCCAGTGGGAACACCAGGAGGCGCCCGGGTCATTTTATAACTGGATGTATGCGGTCGACATAACCGACAATGGAGATTTTATCGCCGTAGGTACATTGAATTTCATAACAGCTTCCTCATACGACGGAAAGGTAAAAGTCTTTTCTTCGGGAAGCTCAACACCGATATGGACGTTTTCAGGTGCAGGTGATGAGATTAGCAACGTATCCTTTTCAAAGAGTGGTAATATATTAAGTGCATCATCATATGGACCGATCAGCAACTCAACAGAGGATCTTTTTATATTTAAGACATTTGCCGGGAATGCACCATTGTATGCGCTCAATACTCCGGGTTCATTATACTGGACGAGCACATCAGGTGATGGAAGAACTGTGATAGCCGGCGGGAAGGCAATTCACGCGAGGACATTCGGAAACGGCGGAACGCTCTATAATATAGAGGTTGATACCAATGATATTCCGGTGGGAATAGTGAATAACTCCGGAAACACACCGGAAAGCTACGCGCTCTATCAAAATTATCCAAATCCGTTCAATCCTTCTACGCAGATAAGATTCGACATAGCTAAAGCGTCGGGTGTGAAATTAACGATCTATAACCAATTAGGTCAGCAGGTTACGTTACTTGTCAACGGAGAATTACAAGCAGGCTCATATAGTTATAATTTTGATGCGAGCGCCTATTCAAGCGGGGTATATTTTTACAAACTCGAAACGGAAGGCTTTTCACAAACAAGGAAAATGTTACTAATAAAATAA
- a CDS encoding DUF3667 domain-containing protein translates to MSDNWTTTDKCLNCGSPVTGNYCSNCGQETNTGRYGVSTISKDLAKEKFNIKSKHLKTLLQLIISPGKFSKEFLSGKRVSYTKPITFYLFILGIYLVLFHNFSDVILPPDNTDVKHNELNNIVKQNMNYFSFIMPAVYSLTFYLFNGKRTGINIAESFVISLYFFAATLVIGILFMLLIFIDPLLWSLRTIIIALYLLYSYYQLAQLKGIKGILLTIITTSSGFFIVVVIILAFSIIFVY, encoded by the coding sequence ATGTCCGATAACTGGACCACAACTGATAAATGTCTTAATTGCGGTAGTCCCGTAACCGGAAATTACTGCTCAAATTGCGGTCAGGAAACAAATACCGGACGGTATGGTGTTTCAACGATTTCAAAAGATCTTGCAAAGGAAAAGTTCAATATTAAGTCAAAACATCTTAAGACCCTTTTACAGCTTATAATTTCACCGGGTAAATTTTCAAAAGAGTTTTTGTCGGGTAAACGGGTCTCTTATACAAAACCCATCACCTTTTATTTGTTTATCCTTGGTATATACCTGGTACTATTTCATAATTTCAGTGATGTTATCCTTCCCCCTGATAATACGGATGTAAAACATAATGAGCTGAATAACATTGTAAAGCAGAACATGAACTATTTTAGTTTTATCATGCCTGCGGTATATTCGCTGACTTTCTATTTGTTCAACGGAAAGAGAACAGGAATTAACATTGCCGAATCATTCGTGATTTCATTATACTTTTTTGCAGCAACACTTGTAATTGGTATATTATTTATGCTTTTGATTTTTATAGATCCTCTACTTTGGTCTTTGAGAACTATTATTATTGCCCTATATCTCCTTTACTCCTATTATCAGCTTGCTCAGTTGAAAGGGATAAAAGGCATTCTACTTACTATAATCACGACCTCTTCAGGATTTTTTATAGTGGTTGTAATAATTCTTGCATTCAGCATTATCTTTGTTTACTAG
- a CDS encoding glycosyltransferase family 2 protein, with translation MLTYIEYYFGSRSIKNLKDFPPIKTNAPPYISFIIPARNEEKKIKEALSSVLALDYPRYEVIAINDRSNDNTGKILDGLSASNPDLKVVHVTSLPPGWLGKNYALDYGAKNASGEYFIFTDADVVFKPDTLNRVLEYIKQNNTDHLAMAPSHVFKKILLTAVISIFEFLFMVKFKPWKVSNSKSKYFIGIGSFNMITADAYKKTGGFETLRMRPDDDIMLGKLVKKSGYRSNFVYAPEQLSIEWYNTVGEMIRAFYKNTFSGFNYSLLNAVPSIFMLVVLSTLPYISLFFLSGIGLIIDGAILVIIFLIYLLLTKTNGISIFYFLTYPVACSIIAYLMIRSVFLSVIKGGVDWRGTFYNLKELKSNKV, from the coding sequence TTGCTGACCTATATAGAATATTATTTCGGTAGCAGATCGATTAAAAACCTGAAAGACTTTCCACCAATCAAGACTAACGCTCCACCCTATATCTCTTTCATCATCCCCGCTAGAAATGAGGAAAAGAAAATAAAAGAAGCCCTTTCGTCCGTCCTTGCTCTGGATTATCCTCGATATGAAGTAATCGCAATTAACGATAGATCTAATGATAATACCGGAAAGATACTGGACGGGTTATCAGCATCAAATCCCGATCTGAAAGTCGTTCATGTCACTTCACTTCCTCCCGGATGGCTCGGAAAGAACTATGCACTCGATTACGGGGCAAAAAATGCTTCCGGTGAGTATTTCATCTTTACAGATGCAGATGTAGTTTTTAAACCGGATACGCTGAACCGTGTATTGGAATACATAAAACAAAACAACACTGATCACCTTGCAATGGCGCCGTCACACGTTTTTAAAAAGATCCTGCTGACTGCAGTTATAAGTATTTTTGAATTCCTTTTCATGGTAAAATTTAAACCGTGGAAAGTATCTAACTCCAAAAGCAAATACTTCATCGGGATAGGCTCATTCAATATGATCACAGCAGACGCATATAAAAAGACAGGCGGATTTGAAACACTGAGGATGCGTCCGGATGATGACATTATGCTTGGGAAGCTTGTTAAAAAATCCGGCTATCGTTCTAACTTTGTTTATGCTCCCGAACAATTATCTATCGAATGGTATAACACTGTGGGCGAAATGATCCGTGCATTCTATAAGAATACATTCTCTGGCTTTAATTACAGCCTGCTTAATGCAGTTCCTTCTATTTTTATGCTCGTTGTATTATCAACCCTACCCTATATAAGCCTTTTTTTTCTTAGCGGTATCGGTTTAATTATAGATGGAGCAATACTTGTAATAATCTTCCTTATATACCTGCTCTTAACAAAAACAAACGGAATAAGTATTTTTTACTTTCTCACTTACCCCGTTGCGTGTTCTATTATCGCTTACCTCATGATAAGATCGGTTTTCCTGAGCGTGATCAAAGGTGGTGTCGATTGGCGCGGTACTTTTTACAACTTAAAGGAATTGAAATCTAACAAAGTATAA
- the apaG gene encoding Co2+/Mg2+ efflux protein ApaG, translated as MTTNINSDTTTNGIRVQVFPEYVQEHSDTDNNLYYFKYRIIITNNSDKAVTLVSRHWEIINSEGDTEVVDGPGVIGKTPYLEPGDDFEYESYCPLDTSWGTMEGSYSMQDDDGDSFDIEIGRFYLCIPVTV; from the coding sequence ATGACTACAAATATTAATTCGGATACCACTACTAATGGCATAAGAGTTCAGGTTTTCCCTGAATATGTACAGGAGCATTCTGACACAGATAATAACCTCTATTATTTTAAATACAGGATAATTATTACAAATAATTCCGATAAGGCAGTAACCCTTGTTTCACGACATTGGGAGATAATTAATTCCGAGGGAGATACAGAGGTCGTAGATGGTCCCGGGGTTATCGGGAAAACTCCTTATCTTGAACCCGGTGACGATTTTGAATATGAAAGCTACTGCCCTCTCGATACGAGCTGGGGTACCATGGAAGGCTCTTATAGCATGCAGGATGATGACGGTGATTCATTCGACATTGAGATCGGACGTTTTTATCTGTGTATACCCGTAACCGTGTAA
- a CDS encoding co-chaperone GroES, whose translation MDTHTSEAEKLKNLIIVGDRVLIKPKTADEKTKTGLYLPLNVQEKEEVRSGFVMKVGPGYPIPLPAEGLDEDWKGSDEAVKYIPLQAKEGDLAIYLQKGAVEVLYQDEKYYIVSQHSILMIERYDDVY comes from the coding sequence ATGGATACGCATACTTCTGAAGCTGAAAAATTAAAGAACCTCATAATTGTCGGTGACAGGGTTTTAATAAAACCAAAGACTGCCGACGAAAAAACCAAAACCGGTCTTTATCTTCCTCTCAATGTACAGGAGAAGGAAGAAGTAAGGAGCGGGTTCGTGATGAAAGTGGGACCGGGCTATCCAATACCCCTTCCGGCTGAAGGTCTTGATGAAGATTGGAAGGGAAGTGATGAAGCAGTTAAATATATCCCATTGCAGGCAAAAGAAGGCGACCTTGCCATTTACCTTCAAAAAGGCGCGGTCGAAGTTCTTTATCAGGATGAAAAGTATTATATAGTCTCTCAGCACTCTATTCTTATGATTGAGAGATATGACGATGTTTATTAA
- a CDS encoding helix-turn-helix transcriptional regulator — protein sequence MQDSHFKPNLLLLLNRIADKPAYITLNTGNDVFGFTVGETFLPQTLIYAHRGGYLISQNDRETRLRNGSFLILNKNEKFSISKINGTDRGPVLLLFKKDFVSDTLSESISEKIFPADWSFHSLIREMSTGIKRISSDFQWGEEKFFEVLIHLNSLGSKIENELENLSHQKKSTRLETYRKLNRAKDFIRTYYDEKLNLDDISKQAGLSKYYLIKLFKELYQLTPYEFLLRQRMIHACEMLRTEKKSITNICYDTGFESPSSFSLLFKKHTGLSPREYRNLSLNY from the coding sequence ATGCAAGATTCCCATTTTAAGCCTAATCTCCTATTACTTCTAAATAGAATCGCTGATAAACCTGCATACATCACATTGAACACAGGTAATGATGTATTTGGATTTACTGTCGGTGAGACATTCCTGCCTCAGACATTGATCTACGCCCATAGAGGGGGATACCTGATCTCCCAAAACGATCGAGAAACTAGGTTGAGAAATGGATCCTTTCTTATTTTAAATAAAAATGAAAAATTTTCTATTTCCAAAATAAACGGTACCGATCGCGGACCTGTATTGCTGTTATTTAAAAAAGATTTTGTAAGCGATACCCTTTCGGAAAGCATCTCGGAAAAAATATTCCCGGCTGACTGGAGTTTCCATTCCCTGATCCGTGAAATGAGTACTGGCATAAAGAGGATTTCCTCGGATTTCCAGTGGGGAGAAGAAAAGTTTTTCGAAGTACTAATACATTTAAATTCGTTGGGGAGTAAAATTGAAAACGAATTAGAGAACCTGAGCCACCAAAAGAAATCAACCAGGTTGGAAACTTACCGCAAACTAAATAGAGCAAAAGATTTTATCCGTACATACTATGATGAAAAATTAAATCTCGATGATATCTCCAAGCAAGCTGGATTATCCAAATATTATCTTATCAAATTGTTTAAAGAACTTTATCAGCTTACTCCATATGAATTCCTACTTAGACAGAGAATGATACACGCCTGCGAAATGCTGAGGACCGAAAAGAAAAGCATAACAAACATTTGCTACGATACCGGATTTGAAAGCCCTTCCTCGTTTTCTTTATTATTTAAAAAACATACCGGATTATCCCCTCGCGAATACAGGAATTTATCCCTTAATTATTAG
- a CDS encoding RidA family protein, with amino-acid sequence MSERKKVSAGTKWGDSVGYSRAVRAENIIEVAGTTSFENGEVVGVGDAYTQGMFILNKIHSAICELGGNINDVVRTRMFITDIGAWDGVAKAHGEFFSEIKPASTMVVISGLAHPDMLVEIEATAILDQ; translated from the coding sequence ATGAGCGAAAGAAAAAAAGTATCTGCTGGAACAAAATGGGGCGATTCCGTCGGGTATTCCCGCGCGGTTCGTGCGGAAAATATCATCGAAGTAGCCGGCACAACCTCCTTTGAAAATGGTGAAGTTGTCGGAGTGGGTGATGCATATACCCAGGGAATGTTTATTTTAAATAAGATACACTCTGCTATTTGCGAGCTGGGCGGTAACATAAATGATGTTGTAAGAACACGCATGTTTATTACGGATATCGGCGCTTGGGATGGTGTTGCCAAAGCCCATGGTGAGTTCTTTTCTGAGATCAAACCCGCTTCTACTATGGTCGTTATTAGCGGGCTTGCTCATCCTGATATGCTTGTCGAGATCGAAGCTACTGCAATTTTAGACCAATAA
- a CDS encoding DUF3052 family protein, whose protein sequence is MPAGYSGTPLVKKLGIKEGFKVRFINKPKNYMDLLEEIPPAVKQIKTGKADFVHIFTKSRKELASELKKNMRSIEQDGMIWVSWPKKASKIQTDITEDVIREVALPMGLVDIKVCAVDDIWSGLKLVIRKENRK, encoded by the coding sequence ATGCCCGCAGGATATTCCGGTACACCGCTCGTAAAAAAACTCGGTATTAAAGAAGGCTTTAAAGTCCGCTTCATAAATAAGCCAAAGAATTATATGGATCTGCTGGAAGAAATTCCTCCTGCTGTTAAACAGATCAAAACAGGCAAAGCTGACTTTGTTCACATATTCACTAAAAGCCGTAAGGAGCTTGCCTCCGAATTGAAGAAGAATATGAGATCCATAGAGCAGGACGGAATGATATGGGTTTCATGGCCCAAGAAAGCATCTAAGATACAGACAGATATTACGGAGGATGTTATCCGTGAAGTTGCCCTCCCGATGGGACTTGTGGATATAAAAGTATGCGCTGTGGATGATATCTGGTCTGGATTAAAACTCGTCATCAGAAAAGAAAACCGAAAATAA
- a CDS encoding OsmC family protein gives MSTNETIAVLRPDEKFTTHISVDGHEIIADEPGSSGGYDKGPTPYGLIASGLAACTVMTMKWYSDRKGWNVEEFKAIITHGKDYVEDCENCEEGKKAQIYKFNVTVKTKGQLSDGQKLKLIDIAKKCPVHRTLLSPIDIETKFED, from the coding sequence ATGAGCACAAACGAAACAATTGCCGTTCTCAGACCGGATGAAAAATTCACCACTCATATCTCTGTAGACGGTCACGAAATAATTGCAGATGAACCAGGCTCCTCCGGCGGATATGATAAAGGACCGACTCCCTACGGTCTCATTGCATCCGGGCTTGCCGCCTGTACCGTAATGACTATGAAATGGTACTCCGATAGAAAAGGCTGGAATGTTGAGGAGTTCAAAGCCATTATTACTCACGGAAAAGATTATGTAGAAGATTGTGAGAATTGCGAAGAGGGTAAAAAAGCCCAGATCTATAAATTTAATGTGACGGTAAAAACAAAAGGACAGCTCTCCGACGGGCAGAAGCTCAAATTAATTGATATCGCTAAGAAATGTCCCGTCCATAGGACACTTTTATCACCGATCGACATAGAAACTAAATTCGAAGACTGA
- a CDS encoding GNAT family N-acetyltransferase gives MYASANLMEYNNIEIRQFDPNMDSVSELTKLLNKSYKQLADMGFRYVATHQGDDITLSRINRAYCLVALKDGRIIATISYYHESGYERCNWYDKDGVGYFGQFGVDPALQKSGIGSRLMELIEEHSRNKGDAELALDTAEGASHLIEIYKKKGYRFIEYVRWKDTNYRSVIMSKKLN, from the coding sequence ATGTATGCCAGTGCTAATTTAATGGAATATAATAACATAGAGATACGCCAATTTGATCCGAATATGGATTCGGTTTCTGAGCTGACTAAACTTCTTAATAAAAGCTACAAACAGTTAGCTGATATGGGATTCCGGTACGTTGCTACTCACCAGGGAGACGATATAACATTGAGCAGAATTAACAGGGCATACTGCCTGGTTGCTTTAAAAGATGGCAGGATCATAGCAACTATATCCTATTACCATGAATCGGGTTACGAAAGATGTAACTGGTATGATAAAGATGGTGTCGGATATTTTGGACAATTTGGAGTTGATCCCGCGCTTCAAAAATCGGGCATAGGAAGCCGTTTGATGGAATTGATCGAGGAACATTCCCGCAACAAAGGTGACGCCGAGCTTGCTCTCGATACAGCCGAGGGCGCTTCTCATCTTATCGAAATATACAAAAAGAAAGGCTACCGCTTTATCGAATACGTTCGATGGAAAGATACTAACTACCGCAGTGTAATAATGAGCAAAAAACTAAACTGA
- the msrB gene encoding peptide-methionine (R)-S-oxide reductase MsrB, which translates to MSDKVNKTEEEWKKELTDEEYHVLREKGTERPFTGKYEDFKDVGTFHCNACGNPVFYSTAKFESGCGWPSFFEAVTDSSIILSEDTSHGMVRTEVTCGRCGSHLGHVFDDGPPPTGKRYCINSVSLQFKDKEGNEK; encoded by the coding sequence ATGTCCGACAAAGTAAACAAAACCGAAGAAGAGTGGAAGAAAGAACTAACAGACGAAGAGTACCACGTTCTCAGAGAGAAAGGAACAGAGAGACCCTTTACGGGAAAGTATGAAGATTTTAAAGATGTAGGTACATTTCATTGTAATGCATGCGGAAATCCTGTATTCTATTCGACTGCAAAGTTTGAATCAGGATGTGGATGGCCCAGCTTTTTTGAAGCGGTAACAGACAGCAGTATTATTCTTAGTGAGGACACTTCACATGGAATGGTAAGGACTGAAGTAACATGCGGAAGATGCGGATCACATTTAGGGCATGTATTCGATGACGGACCTCCTCCTACTGGAAAGAGGTACTGTATAAATTCGGTATCATTGCAATTCAAAGACAAAGAAGGAAACGAGAAGTAA